TTTGTCTGTGTTgaccaccccaaaaaaatttatatatagaaagttacatatttttttatctatCTTTTATAAAAGATCTTCCTGAGAGAAATGTCAAATGAGGCACACGtaatatttaaaggagttgtaaaggcaaaagtttttttttatctcaatgcattctatgtagCAGCCTATCCAgcacctaattacttacctgagccccttctctctccagcgatatCCACATGTGTctaagccatccaggacacgcctcctgattggttgagacacagcagcggctctATTGGCTCACACGGCTGTCAATCCAAGTCAGTCAGCCAGTCAGGGGAGAAAGGGGTAGGGGTCAAGTTGGGTTGGATACATGGAGctctgactcggctcgggtgcccccatagaaagctgctggctgaaggggcactcaataggagggaggggccaggagcagaaaagaggaacctgagaagaggaggatctgggctgctctgtgaaaaaacaactgcatagaggaggtaagtataacatgtttgttactttttttttttttttaacgagacTTTAATATCAATTTAAGGAGGATGCACTGAGGGGTTTACACTCATCTTTTGTTTTGGTACCTTTTTTCCACCAGATCAGAAGGTAAGGGTGCTATCACCAGAACAACGATATAGGGAAAATTATCAAATGGGGAAATCTGTTCCTGAGACAGTTATGAAAAGTGTGATTTTCCCTTCCTAGAGGAAAATGTCCTCTTATTTCTGTTATGTCTATAAAATAGAATGTGGggtgaaatctccccagtgggagaGTTACACTTTAATGAACTTTTTCATTCCCCCATGTAACAGTGTTTGTGTCTGGTGATTGACTACTTAGGCCTAAATACTACATCCTAAGAAGAGGGCGGAAGGTCAATACTACCCTTATCTAGGAAATACTGGGTATTTCTGAggagaataaacaaacaaaaggtGGAAAGGGGGTGCAGAAAAGCTGATGATCAGCAGAATATAtttactgaaaaaacaaaacaaaaaaaaaccagcacATTTCAAGGATCTGTGTCCCCTTCAACAAGACTACAATTAACCAACAAAGTAATACAACTTAAATccaataaatatgtatttttctcaCCCAGTTTCATTTAAAGGATATGTTcaactctaaaaaaataaaaataaatgcaattttttttgcaggtaaaacaatgtgcatttattttatttttttacttgaagtctgtaaagcattgcacccagatGCTGACTCCTGCAAACTTGCCAGTGTATCTGTTTGCTAGTACCTCATACAGGCAGGAAGACACATACTGCCAGGAACTGGCAACGAACAACCAGAGCCCTCAACagcgccctggtagttcattgagaactacaagccaacagcaaTGGCTATCCTTACTTGTAAATACCCATttacatgtagcaccctcctaggtaggtgctagaagagaGTATAGTTTTTGATCTTTCTGATTACCAGGAAGAGGGTCAGGTAAAACTTAGAGTGCTCTCTGCCTACCAGGGAGCAGGATCTATTGGTTAGGTCTGCTCATTGTACTCAGTTGCAGCTCAGCTTGTTCTGACGGTCCCCTACTGGTCCAATAGGGAGGCATATTAAACAGTGAGAGGGGACCTGACAAGTGAGTGCACAGGCTTTTGTTACAGGCCTGGCAATTGGCAGAAGGAAAGTGCTGCATTGCATTGTGAGATAATGTATATAACGCCAGAGTACATGTGCTCAGGGGGGTTTGGTCGGGGAACAGAGCCCAGGAGGGAGAGGGGTGGCTGCCCTCTCCTCCATGGAGACTATTGTGCAGTCCTGAGTTGTCGACCGAGGggcctagagagagagagaatctgAACCCAGAGGTCCTGCAGAGCTGAATTGAAGGGAGACATCAGGAAGGATCTGTTTCTGCCTATTGTGAGTACAGATCTTTGTCTTTGGGGCCTGGCGAGTGAGGGCCGCCCCTTCACCTAAAAGTGCCAGTGGACAGGTGTCAGTAAGGGTGATGCTAGAGAGCGTCCTGAAGATGATTTAGTGCATCAAGTCTGCTGCTAGTGAGAGCAAGAcaacttaggcctagtacacacgagaggattatccgctggaaacggtcctccggaccgtttccgcggataaatcctcttgcggatttggatctgatggttgtactaaccatcagatcgaaatccgcgcggaatacatccgatgatgacgcggcgacgtgcgcgacgctgtaagatAAAGacctccacgcatgcgtcgaatcattacgacacatgcgagggagggaatcggacggattgatccggtgagtctgtacagaccaccggatcaatccgatggacaggattccagcggatggatttcttggcatgctaagaaatttttatccgctgaaaatccatcggcccgaaaaaaatctgcggataaatatccgctgggccgtacacaccacaggatctatccgctggaactgatctgcagaTAAATACCAGCTGattgatcctctcgtgtgtacggggccttaattaTTCCATACATGTGGCTGTATGGTCAAAAGCAGTGAGGTCAAGTGAGAGTTGTCCTTATCGATGTGAATAGTTCTAGTTGGAGTATCCCAATCATCCATTCTCCCATTCAAGTTCTaaatcaaatacaaaaaaaatatacaaaaacccAAATACCCTGGACTGGTCTTTGAGTGGTGAGCAGTTGGGAGTAAGGGTGGAACAAGTAGGATCTCTCAGCAACCAATCTCTAGCAACATAGTGGGAAATCCTTAGCAACCAAACGGAAACCCTCAGCACCTAAGTGGGGACCCTTTGTATCTAAGTGGGAACCATTGGCAACCAGCTGCAGGCAACCAGGAAGAGACCTATGAAGTCAACACTCAACAAGCCCTATGGGGACAGTGCTACATACAGAACTCTGTGCGGCCGCGTTATTTTTAAACAGTGACAGTGGGCTCCCAGAGAAGATGCCCGCTCGCTGTcactgggaggggggggaggaggagaggctgtagctgctggaacatgttacatgttccaccctaaatatgAGTGAAACaagtaacatgttccaaaagggGAACTTATCTCTTAACCTACACAACTAAGTCTGGTTGTTTGATTTATTGATTGCATTCAAACAACATGTTTTCTAGATCATTAGCACTTggatggtctaattatttatgcACTGGACCATATGTCTACACATTCCTTAGCTATGTGCAAGTGTACTTGGGAGAACTGAATGTTTGAAAACCAGTAAACCACTTACTTAATATTAGCTATATATTAAGTAATATATATTCAGGTGTTACTAAAAGCTTTGTATTTTATGTTTAGAATCTGCACAAGGACCTAATGATGTAAAGCAGGAAACACATCACAGGAATGACAATAACAAATTAAGACACAAAAGAGATGTCAATAAAGATGGTCAAACAAAAAATAGTAGCCCTGAAGATGGACAAAGCAGTGAAGAGGATAAACAGAGCAGTGAAGAAGATGGGGTCAAACGGGGCAAATCAAGAGGAAAGAGAGATGTCAGTGAAAAGGATGAACAGAGAAGGGAAGAAGATGATGGTAAAAGAGGTCGCAAAATAGCAGAgggaaagagaaaagaagaatGTGCTGAAAGAGGTCGCAATGTAGTagaggaaaagagaagagaaatTCATCTTAAAAAAGATCGCATTATAGCAGagggaaagagaggagaaaatCATGGTGAAAGAAGTCGCAATATAACAgagggaaagagaagagaaaatcATGAGGAAAGAGTTCGCATTATGGCAGGGGAAAAGAGAAATGAAAATCCTggtgaaagagaaaagagaagagaaaatgaTGAGGAAAGAGGTGGCATTATGGCAGGGGAAAGGAGAAGTGAACTTCATGGTGTAAGAGGTGGCATTATGGCAGGGGAAAAGAGAAGTGAACTTCATGGTGTAAGAGGCATTATGGCAGGGGGGAAGAGAAGAGGTGAAAAGAGTCATAAGATAGCAGAAGAGAATAGACAGGCTAAACATGAAAACAAGGGTAATGAAACAGCAAAGGAAAAACAACAAGAGAAACATGGTGAAGAGGGACAGGCCACAGCAGCAGAGAAGAGTCAACAACAGCATGGAGGCAATGTAGTTAGAGAGAGAAGAAATGCCAGatctggaaatcatggggaaaatCAAGGCCATAAAGAAGGAGAGAGACTAGGACAGGAACCAGGAGAAAGAGAAAGTCAGAAGAAGGGAGAAAGAAGAGCCCGTTCAAACAATAGTAGAAGAGATGGGGTTGCTAAGGATGTAAATGAAAATTCCAAAGGTAAGGAAAGTAACGAGCAAGGACAACAAAATCATGGTGAAAGAGGTCACAATATAACAgagggaaagagaagagaaaatcATGATGAAAAGGCTCATAAGATAGCAGAAGAGAATAAACAGACTAAACATGGGGGAAAAGGTCATAAAACAGCAAAAGAGAAGCAAGAGGAGAAACATGGTGAAGAGGGACTGACCACAGCAGCAGAGAATAGTCAACAAGAGCATGCAGGCAATGTAGTTAGAGAGAGAAGAAATGTCAGATTTGGTCATCGCTGGGAAAAGCAAGGTcataaaaaaggagagagaatagGACAGGCACCAGGAGAAAGGGTAGGTCAGAAGAACAGAGTAAGAAGAGCCTGTTCAAATAATAATAGAAGAGATGGGGTTGCTAAGGGTGTAAATGAAAattccaaaactgaggaaaataatgagCAAGGACAAGAAAATCTTGGTGAAAGAGGTCAAATAATagcagaggggaagagaagagaaaaccATGTTGAAAAGGGTCATAAGATGGCAGAAGAGAAACATGGTGAAGAGAGACAGGACACAGAAGCAGAGAAGAGTCAACAACAGCATGCAGGCAATACAGTTAGAGAGAAAAGACATGCTAAATCTGGTAATAATGAGGAAAAGCGAGGCTataaagaaggagagagagaaggacagGAGCCAGGAGAAGGGATAGGTCAGAATAATGGAGAAAGAAGAGGTCAGAAGAAGGGAGAAAGAAGAGCCCGTTCAAATAAGGAAGCTAGGGATGTAAATGAAAATTCAAAATCTGAGGAAATTAATGAGCAAGAACAACAAAATCATGGTGAAAGCGGTCACAACATAGCAGAGGAAAAGATAAAAGAAACTCACAGTAAAAAGGATCATAAGATAGCAGAAGAGAATAGACAGGCTAAACATGGAAAAAAGGATCATAAAACAATAAAAGAGAATCAACAGGAGAAACAGGATGACAAGGGACAGGCCACAGCAGCAGAGAAGAGTCAACAAGAGAATGCAGGCAATGTAATTAGAGAGAAAAGACATACCGGATCTGGTAATCATGGAGAAAAGCTAGGCCAtaaagaaggagagagaaaaggaCAGGAACCAGGAGAAAGGGTAGGTCAAAATGTGGGTGAGAGAAATAAATCTAACAACCCAAGTTACAATCAAGGGAAAAATGCAGATAATGAAgttagagagaaaagagaagccAGACCTCAAACTGGTAATCACGTCAGCAGACACCCAAGAGATTTACATGGGTATTTAAAAAGAGAAAGTTCCAGCCCAAGTGACAATCAGGGGGAAAATGTACACAATGTAGTTAGAGAGAAAAGACATGCCAAATCTCCAAGTCCGAGACAACAGCTCAACCATAAAGAAGGAGAGACAACAGGACAGGAACCTGGGCAAATGGAAGGTCAGGTAAAACATAACAGGCATCACCTCTGTAATGAAACATGTAAGCATGAAAGTAATGGGACCCAGAGACATGAATGTAAATGGACCAAGGGAAGAAACCATGATAATACTACCTGTGAACATAACCGTACCTGTACACATAACAGGACCATGGAACACAAGCATGAGAAGAATTGGGAACGCAGGGAAAAATGTAAGCATGGAAACAACTGTACAAAAACAGAATGTAAATCAGGGAGAATATCAGACAACAAGGAACTGGAAAGAGAAAACAAAGAATTAAAAGAAGAAATagaggagaataaaaaaacacatacagctAGGGTAAAGAGACACGAAAAACAGAAAGAaaaggattcacaaaggagacaaaaacatgaATCTGAAGAAGATAAATCCAGTGAGGAAGTTAAAAGTAAAGAAATCAGAAAGAATAAAAAAGGAAACAGAAATGATTCAGGAGGGAGCTCTTCTCATGAATCAGAGTCAAGTGAAGAACAGTAATCAGTTCAGCAGACATCAGTGGAGAGCAATGACACGCCAACAGGCTCTTCAAATAAACAGCTATCAACCCCACCTCAAATGCAACTAATTCAAACATTTGAACAGGCAGTTGAAAACATGGAACAGAAATCAGCTCAATAATTTAACCTACAACAGAGAGAAGCACAAAACCAGCAACCAGTTCCAGCAACTGCATAGCCATCAGCTACAGTTGACGAGGTGCCACCTATTAACAATTAACAGCCAACATTACTACCAGCTGTCCAACCACAAAACTCACCTGAAGAACAGGCATTGGGTGCATAGACCATGCAACAATCAACTTTAGATAATTAGTAGTCTTCTGTGCTGACATAGTAGAAGTGAATAGTAGTTTGTTTCTGCAAGTAAACAGCACCGAAATTTAGTTTATGTTATAATTGGTGTAGTAAATATAGAATATAACAGGGATGCAGGGAAACAAATATTGGGTTGCTAGCTTTTGAATTTATACTAAATATACTTATGTGCTATAATGTTAGGCAACACTAGGCCATCTTGCACTAACATGTTTTTTCTGGTGTCTTCCTAAGAGTAGTTACACTCTTTGTTCCTGTGCAAAACTTTTAATAAAGAGCTTTCTTCAAGAACGATTTCAGTGTCTTGTTTCTTTTCCTAATGCTGGTCATAGAACACTTTAATTGTGTCCAATTCCTGCTGAATCAACCTATGTTCCAGCCATGGGTGGCCCTACAAGCACTAACTGGCTACACAAAAGTAGATTTAAAAATTGATTAAGGATGAAAAATTGATTCTGGAATATTTTGCGCAGTGACTACATCCTATCAGATGACATCAAGCATTCAATCTTCACCCGAAACAGTGcacaaatattttcaaaaatgctgGTGCTCTCCTCCACCAATGTGCTCTAGCCGCTCACCTTCCAATCTGACCCCTGTTTAACCAATGGGTTAGACACATCAGGTCCCCTTTAAGGGGTAAACAATAGACCGATCTGGTGTGTTGTTAACATATAATCCCTCCGTTTTGCCCTCCTTACTGGCTTCACCAGTCTCGAGTCTCCCTCAATGACATGAAAAATCACTGAATCTAGTGCTTTTTGTTGCAAACAATTAAATTCACCCACATTTGATGTAATGTGTATAGGGAGAGGAGTCTCAGTTGGTGACGTCATCAGACGGTCATCTCATTTTTACATGTCTGAATAGCTTGCACTGCTTAAGTGCCATACTTGTGAGTATCCTGTATACTGCTTTTATTGGAGGAATAAGTTATTGAAACAGAGAGCACTAGACCtggtgttttt
The Rana temporaria chromosome 6, aRanTem1.1, whole genome shotgun sequence DNA segment above includes these coding regions:
- the LOC120944050 gene encoding trichohyalin-like, encoding MDKAQGKSRENHDEKGYKIAEENKQAKHGEKGHKTAIEKQEEKHGKEGLTAAAEKSQQEHAGNVVRERRNARSGNHGEKQGHKEGERLGQEPGEREGQKKGERRACSNNNRRDGVANAKDVNENSKDEESNEQGQQNHRERGRNITEGKRSENHDENGHKIADENKQAKHGEKGHKTEKEKQEEKHGEEGLTTAAEKSQQEHADNVVREKRNARFSNYGEKQGHKKGERLGQEPGERVGQKNGVRRARSNNNRRDVVAKDVSENSKTEENNEQGQENHGERGQRIAEGKRKENHGEKGHKMEEEKHGEEGQDTAAEKSQQQHAGNTVREKTHAKSGNNEEKRGYKEREREGQEPGEGIGQNKRERRARSNKEAKDVNENSKSEESSEQEQQNHGESGPNIAEEKIKENPSEKGHKIAEEKRQAKHEKKGHKTAKENQQEKQDDKGQATAAEKSQQENAGNAIREKRHARSGNHGEKLGHKEGERKGQSSEEDGVKRGKSRGKRDVSEKDEQRREEDDGKRGRKIAEGKRKEECAERGRNVVEEKRREIHLKKDRIIAEGKRGENHGERSRNITEGKRRENHEERVRIMAGEKRNENPGEREKRRENDEERGGIMAGERRSELHGVRGGIMAGEKRSELHGVRGIMAGGKRRGEKSHKIAEENRQAKHENKGNETAKEKQQEKHGEEGQATAAEKSQQQHGGNVVRERRNARSGNHGENQGHKEGERLGQEPGERESQKKGERRARSNNSRRDGVAKDVNENSKGKESNEQGQQNHGERGHNITEGKRRENHDEKAHKIAEENKQTKHGGKGHKTAKEKQEEKHGEEGLTTAAENSQQEHAGNVVRERRNVRFGHRWEKQGHKKGERIGQAPGERVGQKNRVRRACSNNNRRDGVAKGVNENSKTEENNEQGQENLGERGQIIAEGKRRENHVEKGHKMAEEKHGEERQDTEAEKSQQQHAGNTVREKRHAKSGNNEEKRGYKEGEREGQEPGEGIGQNNGERRGQKKGERRARSNKEARDVNENSKSEEINEQEQQNHGESGHNIAEEKIKETHSKKDHKIAEENRQAKHGKKDHKTIKENQQEKQDDKGQATAAEKSQQENAGNVIREKRHTGSGNHGEKLGHKEGERKGQEPGERVGQNVGERNKSNNPSYNQGKNADNEVREKREARPQTGNHVSRHPRDLHGYLKRESSSPSDNQGENVHNVVREKRHAKSPSPRQQLNHKEGETTGQEPGQMEGQVKHNRHHLCNETCKHESNGTQRHECKWTKGRNHDNTTCEHNRTCTHNRTMEHKHEKNWERREKCKHGNNCTKTECKSGRISDNKELERENKELKEEIEENKKTHTARVKRHEKQKEKDSQRRQKHESEEDKSSEEVKSKEIRKNKKGNRNDSGGSSSHESESSEEQ